The following are encoded in a window of Paenibacillaceae bacterium GAS479 genomic DNA:
- a CDS encoding Uncharacterized conserved protein YbjT, contains NAD(P)-binding and DUF2867 domains yields MTILVTGATGNVGRHVVEHLVGAGYHVRALSRNPANAKLPKEVEVVYGDLSKPESLAPAMRGVTAMHLITFSSDGYGPLQTGPQIVELATQAGVQRATVLWSGVKGTVEEAVEASNLEWTYLQPSPEYMSNALVWAESIRSKGIVREPFGDSLDAMIHEADIGSVAATALTSVGHAGKIYSLSGPEVLTIPEKVRTISAALGRDIQFVELTEEQAREHMRKKGAQDDVIDFVLGWKANPPEAAYTVVPTVQQITGRPPRTFAQWVAEHVQHFRTT; encoded by the coding sequence ATGACAATATTAGTAACAGGAGCGACAGGAAATGTAGGTCGCCATGTAGTCGAGCATCTGGTTGGGGCCGGGTATCATGTACGTGCGCTGTCACGAAATCCGGCAAATGCCAAACTGCCAAAAGAAGTTGAAGTCGTTTACGGCGACCTTTCTAAACCGGAATCCCTTGCACCAGCAATGCGCGGCGTTACTGCTATGCACTTGATCACTTTTAGTAGTGATGGATACGGCCCCCTGCAGACTGGACCCCAGATTGTTGAATTAGCCACGCAGGCCGGCGTGCAACGAGCCACGGTTTTGTGGAGCGGTGTTAAAGGTACTGTGGAAGAGGCCGTTGAAGCCAGCAATCTGGAATGGACTTATCTCCAACCCTCCCCTGAGTATATGTCCAATGCTCTTGTGTGGGCGGAGTCTATTCGCTCAAAAGGTATAGTAAGGGAGCCATTCGGCGATTCACTGGATGCGATGATTCACGAGGCCGATATCGGAAGTGTGGCCGCAACCGCGTTAACGAGCGTCGGTCATGCCGGAAAAATCTATTCGCTGTCTGGTCCTGAAGTGTTAACTATTCCCGAGAAGGTTCGTACGATCAGCGCAGCCCTTGGAAGAGACATCCAATTCGTTGAACTCACCGAAGAGCAAGCACGCGAACATATGCGAAAAAAGGGAGCTCAAGATGATGTTATCGATTTCGTCTTAGGATGGAAAGCTAATCCTCCAGAGGCTGCTTACACAGTCGTTCCGACCGTACAACAAATCACGGGTCGCCCACCTCGCACATTCGCTCAATGGGTTGCAGAGCATGTTCAACACTTCAGAACTACTTAA